One Tolypothrix bouteillei VB521301 DNA window includes the following coding sequences:
- a CDS encoding M16 family metallopeptidase, giving the protein MTSTLLKFPRLNAPKLHQLPNGLTIVAEQVPIEAVNLSLWINVGSAIETDEINGVAHFLEHMVFKGTEQLVSGEFERRIEERGAVTNAATSQDYTHYYITAAPKDFAELAPLQIDVVLNASIPDEAFERERLVVLEEIRRSEDNPRRRTFQRSMETAFDKLPYRRSVLGPESVISQLQPQQMREFHRTWYQPKSIAAVAVGNLPVDELIAIVARGFEQATTNPHSCTGAMPCAPTHHSLLNPEPPFTSIVRKEFTDESLQQARLAIVWRVPGLAQLEQTYALDVLAGILGHGLTSRLVQDLREERGLVSQISVSNITQQLQGTFYILAYCPADNLPDVEARIIQHIHNLQLEMVKKSEIEKIRTKVANRFIFGNETPSDRATLYGYYQSMVGDLEPAFNYPAIVQSLDAPELMQASQDYLSPDAYGVVVLKPL; this is encoded by the coding sequence ATGACATCAACCTTGCTGAAGTTTCCCCGCCTTAACGCTCCCAAACTGCACCAATTGCCAAATGGTTTAACAATAGTTGCCGAGCAAGTACCAATTGAAGCTGTAAACCTGAGCTTGTGGATTAATGTTGGATCGGCTATAGAAACTGACGAAATCAATGGAGTCGCTCACTTTCTAGAGCATATGGTGTTTAAGGGAACCGAGCAACTGGTGAGCGGCGAGTTTGAACGTCGCATTGAAGAGCGAGGCGCTGTAACAAACGCTGCTACGAGCCAGGATTACACTCATTACTACATCACGGCTGCTCCGAAAGATTTTGCGGAACTTGCACCATTGCAAATTGACGTGGTACTCAATGCCAGCATACCCGATGAAGCCTTTGAGCGAGAACGATTGGTAGTTTTAGAAGAAATTCGGCGTTCGGAAGATAATCCCCGCCGTCGCACTTTTCAACGCTCAATGGAGACAGCTTTTGATAAACTGCCTTATCGCCGTTCTGTCTTGGGTCCGGAATCAGTCATTTCTCAACTTCAGCCCCAGCAAATGAGAGAATTTCATAGAACTTGGTATCAACCAAAATCGATCGCGGCTGTAGCTGTTGGGAATTTACCCGTGGATGAGTTAATTGCAATTGTTGCTCGAGGATTTGAGCAAGCCACAACGAATCCTCACTCCTGTACGGGTGCAATGCCTTGCGCTCCTACTCACCATTCCCTACTGAACCCCGAACCTCCATTTACAAGCATTGTTCGCAAAGAATTTACTGATGAAAGTCTTCAACAAGCACGATTGGCGATCGTTTGGCGAGTACCGGGGTTAGCCCAACTAGAGCAGACTTACGCGTTAGACGTATTAGCAGGAATTCTCGGACACGGTTTGACTTCAAGGCTAGTACAAGATTTACGAGAAGAACGAGGACTGGTTTCTCAGATTTCTGTTAGCAATATCACCCAACAGTTACAAGGAACTTTTTATATTTTGGCTTATTGTCCGGCAGACAATTTACCAGATGTAGAAGCACGAATCATCCAGCACATTCACAATCTACAATTGGAAATGGTAAAAAAATCGGAAATTGAGAAAATTCGGACAAAAGTTGCTAACAGGTTTATTTTTGGCAATGAAACGCCAAGCGATCGCGCTACTTTATATGGATACTACCAATCCATGGTAGGTGACTTGGAGCCTGCATTTAATTACCCTGCGATCGTTCAAAGTTTGGATGCACCTGAGTTAATGCAAGCTTCCCAAGATTATCTTTCGCCAGACGCTTATGGTGTTGTCGTACTTAAACCATTGTAA
- the crtD gene encoding C-3',4' desaturase CrtD: MPGHSVGNSKSRVAVIGAGIGGLTAGALLARKGYSVLILDGALVPGGCASTFKRKGFTFDVGATQVAGLEPGGIHHRIFSELEIDLPEATPCDPACAVYLPGETKPINVWRDPEKWKEERQQQFPGSELFWDLITTLFKASWKFQGRDPVLPPRNLWDLWELTKAVRPDTLITVPYTLFTVGDALFAYGLGDDYRLRTFLDLQLKLYSQVDAQQTALLYAATALSVSQEPRGLHHLHGSMQVLSDRLVEALERDGGKLLMRHTVEHIKVENGKATHVIIRNQKTGEVWTEAVDHVVANVTVQNLVQLLGEKAPLGYKQRVEKLPPSSGAFVVYLGVDESAIPPECPPHLQFLYEPNGPLGDNNSLFVSVSRPGDGRAPSGQATIIASSFVDPDLWWRTEDYEGLKQHYTRDAIARLAKFFCLKPETLVHVEAATPRTFAHYTSRDRGIVGGIGQRIPTFGPFGFANRTPIGGLWLVGDSTHPGEGTAGVSYSALTVVRQILAERI; the protein is encoded by the coding sequence ATGCCCGGTCATAGTGTTGGCAATAGCAAATCTCGTGTTGCAGTTATCGGTGCCGGAATAGGTGGACTGACTGCTGGTGCATTATTAGCTCGCAAAGGTTACAGTGTTTTAATTCTAGATGGAGCCCTCGTTCCTGGGGGTTGTGCTTCTACCTTCAAGCGAAAAGGATTTACCTTTGATGTGGGCGCAACTCAGGTTGCTGGGCTCGAACCAGGAGGAATTCACCACCGCATTTTTTCAGAGTTAGAGATTGACTTACCAGAAGCAACACCCTGCGATCCGGCATGTGCGGTTTATTTGCCAGGTGAGACAAAACCCATTAATGTTTGGCGAGATCCAGAGAAATGGAAAGAAGAACGACAACAGCAGTTTCCCGGTAGCGAACTGTTTTGGGATTTGATAACGACTTTGTTTAAAGCTAGCTGGAAATTTCAAGGACGAGATCCAGTATTACCGCCCCGTAACTTGTGGGATTTGTGGGAGTTAACCAAGGCAGTACGTCCCGATACACTTATAACTGTTCCTTACACCTTATTTACCGTAGGTGATGCTTTGTTTGCATATGGGCTCGGAGATGACTACCGCTTGAGAACTTTTTTGGATCTGCAACTCAAGTTATATTCTCAAGTTGATGCTCAACAGACAGCTTTGCTTTATGCAGCAACGGCGTTAAGTGTATCGCAAGAACCTCGAGGATTGCACCATCTTCATGGAAGTATGCAAGTTTTGAGCGATCGCTTGGTAGAAGCTTTAGAAAGAGATGGCGGGAAATTGCTCATGCGCCACACTGTAGAGCATATCAAAGTTGAGAACGGCAAAGCAACTCACGTCATCATTCGCAATCAAAAAACTGGAGAGGTATGGACAGAAGCCGTTGACCATGTCGTTGCTAACGTAACAGTGCAAAATCTGGTGCAGTTGTTAGGAGAAAAAGCACCATTAGGCTACAAGCAACGAGTGGAAAAATTACCCCCTTCATCCGGTGCATTTGTGGTGTATTTGGGTGTGGATGAAAGCGCTATTCCTCCAGAATGTCCCCCCCATCTTCAATTTTTATACGAGCCTAACGGACCTCTTGGGGATAATAATTCCCTGTTTGTATCGGTCAGCCGTCCCGGAGATGGTCGCGCCCCGTCAGGACAAGCTACAATTATTGCCTCTTCTTTTGTCGATCCAGATCTGTGGTGGCGTACTGAAGATTACGAAGGTTTAAAACAGCACTATACACGCGATGCGATCGCGCGTCTTGCCAAATTCTTCTGCTTAAAACCAGAAACGCTCGTTCATGTTGAAGCAGCAACTCCACGTACTTTTGCCCACTACACGTCGAGAGATAGGGGTATTGTTGGCGGTATCGGTCAAAGAATACCGACTTTCGGTCCTTTTGGTTTTGCCAATCGTACACCGATCGGGGGTTTATGGCTTGTGGGCGACTCCACCCATCCTGGGGAAGGAACTGCTGGGGTGAGTTACTCGGCACTCACAGTAGTAAGACAAATTCTTGCAGAACGAATATAG
- a CDS encoding Uma2 family endonuclease has protein sequence MQLKTQKPYYTPEEYLELEEKAEFRSEYHDGEIVPMTGGTTNHNKIALNLAASLKIALRGKKYDVYMADVRLWIPRYRQYTYPDVMVIQGQPVYTGTNTTTVMNPLLIAEVLSKSTKNYDQGDKFLYYRSISEFKEYILIDQYSHHVMQYVKTAEGQWLFTELENESANLSLQTIDFQVQLNDLYDRVNFAEIDDEN, from the coding sequence ATGCAATTAAAAACACAAAAACCCTATTACACACCTGAAGAATATTTAGAACTTGAAGAAAAAGCAGAATTTAGAAGCGAATATCATGACGGAGAAATTGTTCCAATGACAGGTGGTACTACCAATCATAATAAAATTGCTCTGAATTTAGCTGCATCATTAAAGATTGCTTTGAGGGGTAAAAAATATGATGTTTATATGGCTGATGTTAGATTGTGGATACCTCGGTATCGGCAGTACACTTATCCAGATGTGATGGTAATTCAAGGGCAACCTGTTTATACAGGAACAAATACGACTACTGTAATGAATCCCTTGCTTATTGCAGAAGTTTTATCTAAATCAACTAAAAATTATGACCAAGGAGATAAGTTTTTATATTATCGTTCAATTTCAGAATTTAAAGAATATATTTTAATTGACCAATATTCTCATCATGTAATGCAATATGTGAAAACTGCCGAAGGTCAATGGTTATTTACTGAACTCGAAAACGAATCGGCAAATTTATCGCTGCAAACGATTGATTTTCAAGTTCAACTGAACGACCTTTACGATCGCGTTAATTTTGCTGAAATTGATGATGAGAATTAA
- a CDS encoding chromosome segregation ATPase, translated as MTAERDTPESWLPGRAREPYDMTGLSPKKQYNSNDASGVPATGSNSKSVKRQKDSNSSEKSPSDSQSNKPVPPGGYGKLPRWTKSWVLWTLLLAMVPGAIAFMATAMLLKLPSAPNCPSIFWPLASASVRLHCAQLAASKQTVKDLLQAIDLVKQLPPSHPLRAEIDRYMEEWSKDILDLADQNFQLGRLEEAISTARKVPKDVSAYKVVEEQVAKWQTIWSKAEEIYKESEAQLREQNWHQAFMLASKLLRVDNKYWSTTKYDELNRLIVSAREDGDKLAKAQGLAETGSVENILKAIKLTESIEKDSYVYQKAQATLTDFGRKILAIAQTKLDRRDADGAIALVQKVPAVTGLKLEVEDFIAIAEAQNSAWTGTVSGLETAISQAQQIDISRPVYEKAQKLIALWQLEIEDVARLEKARTLATQGTVSDLSAAIAEAQLIPASNPRAQEARQDIGRWVAQVQIIEDRPYLDRADQIALFDDVNSLQAAIAEANQVRRGRALYREARKKIATWTEKIQRTEDQPYLDRARALASSGDLPSAIETARQISVGRALSGEAQASIDEWQGQLRARENWKRARETALAGTPEALAEAIRIANRVPEGSSLWSDVSVAVDQWSQQLLDIARAQGESDMARGIETARLIPRGTSAYSAARDQIRAWEEFLNPPAPQTEPQVAPETAPTEQPTVEQPATTEGQ; from the coding sequence ATGACAGCAGAGCGGGATACGCCAGAAAGTTGGTTGCCGGGTAGAGCAAGAGAGCCATATGATATGACAGGATTATCCCCGAAGAAACAATATAACAGCAATGACGCGTCTGGTGTACCAGCTACTGGTTCTAACTCCAAGTCTGTGAAACGCCAAAAAGACAGTAATTCGTCGGAAAAATCGCCTTCAGATAGTCAGTCAAACAAACCCGTTCCACCTGGTGGTTATGGAAAATTGCCAAGATGGACAAAAAGTTGGGTGCTGTGGACGTTATTATTAGCAATGGTTCCCGGTGCCATCGCTTTTATGGCAACAGCAATGCTGTTAAAGTTGCCCTCAGCGCCCAACTGTCCGTCGATTTTCTGGCCACTAGCAAGTGCTTCAGTGCGTCTGCATTGCGCTCAACTTGCAGCTTCCAAACAAACAGTAAAAGACCTTTTGCAAGCGATTGACCTCGTAAAGCAATTGCCGCCAAGTCATCCACTGCGAGCTGAAATCGATCGCTACATGGAAGAATGGTCAAAGGATATCTTGGATCTAGCTGACCAGAATTTCCAGTTAGGAAGGCTAGAAGAAGCAATTTCAACGGCTCGAAAAGTACCAAAGGATGTCTCAGCTTATAAAGTCGTCGAGGAACAAGTCGCCAAATGGCAGACAATTTGGTCAAAGGCAGAAGAAATTTATAAGGAATCGGAAGCGCAATTGCGCGAGCAAAATTGGCATCAAGCATTTATGCTGGCTTCAAAATTGTTGCGAGTAGATAATAAGTATTGGTCAACAACTAAGTACGATGAACTCAACCGTTTGATCGTGAGTGCGCGAGAAGATGGTGATAAGTTGGCAAAAGCACAGGGTCTAGCAGAAACTGGTTCGGTTGAAAACATACTCAAAGCGATCAAGCTGACAGAATCTATTGAGAAAGACAGTTACGTTTATCAGAAAGCTCAAGCAACCCTGACAGACTTTGGACGCAAAATACTGGCGATCGCACAAACAAAATTAGATCGGCGCGATGCAGATGGAGCCATTGCACTCGTACAGAAAGTACCTGCGGTGACAGGGTTAAAGTTAGAAGTAGAGGACTTTATCGCGATCGCAGAAGCACAAAACAGTGCTTGGACGGGTACCGTGTCAGGTTTGGAAACAGCAATTTCCCAAGCTCAGCAAATAGACATTTCCCGACCCGTATATGAAAAAGCACAAAAATTGATTGCTCTGTGGCAGTTAGAAATTGAAGATGTTGCGCGTTTGGAAAAAGCAAGAACGCTAGCAACTCAAGGAACAGTGAGCGATTTATCAGCAGCTATAGCTGAAGCACAACTGATTCCAGCGAGCAATCCCCGCGCCCAGGAAGCAAGACAAGACATTGGTCGTTGGGTTGCCCAAGTACAAATTATAGAAGATCGTCCTTACTTAGATCGTGCCGATCAAATAGCCCTGTTTGATGATGTGAATTCATTGCAAGCTGCGATCGCTGAAGCAAATCAAGTTCGTAGAGGACGTGCGCTGTATCGAGAAGCAAGAAAAAAAATTGCTACTTGGACCGAGAAAATTCAACGCACCGAAGATCAACCATACTTAGACAGAGCCAGAGCACTTGCTAGTAGCGGGGATTTACCCTCAGCCATTGAAACAGCAAGACAAATTAGTGTAGGGCGGGCGCTCTCAGGAGAAGCACAAGCATCCATAGATGAATGGCAAGGTCAACTCCGTGCTAGAGAAAACTGGAAGAGAGCAAGAGAAACAGCACTTGCAGGAACTCCAGAAGCATTAGCAGAAGCCATCCGGATAGCAAATAGAGTGCCAGAGGGAAGTTCGTTGTGGAGCGATGTGAGTGTAGCCGTCGATCAATGGAGCCAGCAATTGTTAGACATCGCTCGCGCTCAAGGCGAATCTGACATGGCTAGGGGTATTGAGACAGCTCGATTAATTCCGCGAGGGACTTCTGCGTACAGTGCAGCACGAGACCAAATTAGAGCTTGGGAAGAATTTCTCAATCCTCCCGCACCACAAACAGAACCACAGGTAGCACCGGAAACTGCTCCTACCGAACAACCCACAGTTGAGCAACCCGCCACTACCGAAGGACAGTAA
- the hslO gene encoding Hsp33 family molecular chaperone HslO encodes MADQLIRATAADGGIRAVGAITTRLTEEARAKHKLSYVATAALGRTMAAGLLMASSMKRSGSRVNVRVKGDGPLGGILIDAGLDGTVRGYVDNPDVELPPNSKGKLDVGGAVGKGFLYVVRDVGYGYPYSSTVELVSGEIGDDVAHYLMTSEQTPSAVVLGVFVEPSGVTAAGGLLVQVLPKAARDEALVEKLESRVAALQGFTPLLQAGKSLTEIFQDLLGDMGLVIFPERQMLRFHCGCSFNRVLGALKMLGQAELEDMMVKDNGAEATCHFCGTVYNASRDDLAQLIVDLQAEAEASTGR; translated from the coding sequence ATGGCCGATCAATTAATTCGCGCTACAGCAGCAGATGGTGGCATTCGTGCAGTAGGCGCTATTACCACACGTTTGACAGAAGAAGCAAGAGCGAAACACAAACTTTCCTATGTAGCAACAGCAGCCCTGGGCCGGACTATGGCAGCCGGTCTTTTGATGGCTTCTAGTATGAAGCGTTCTGGCTCAAGAGTCAATGTCCGAGTGAAAGGTGATGGACCTTTGGGTGGCATATTGATAGATGCAGGGCTAGATGGAACAGTACGCGGTTATGTAGACAACCCCGATGTGGAACTACCGCCAAATAGCAAAGGGAAGTTGGATGTTGGCGGTGCAGTCGGTAAGGGCTTTCTTTATGTTGTGCGGGATGTTGGGTATGGATATCCTTACTCAAGCACTGTGGAACTTGTTTCTGGTGAAATTGGTGACGATGTGGCTCATTATTTGATGACTTCCGAACAAACACCTTCAGCAGTTGTGTTAGGTGTTTTTGTGGAACCTAGCGGAGTCACTGCAGCTGGTGGGTTACTGGTACAAGTTTTGCCTAAAGCAGCTAGAGATGAAGCCCTTGTAGAAAAATTGGAGTCACGAGTTGCTGCTTTACAAGGGTTTACGCCTTTGCTGCAAGCAGGAAAGTCTTTGACAGAAATTTTTCAAGACTTATTGGGAGATATGGGATTGGTTATATTTCCTGAAAGACAAATGCTGCGCTTCCATTGTGGGTGCTCTTTCAATAGAGTGTTGGGAGCCCTTAAAATGTTGGGACAGGCAGAATTGGAAGACATGATGGTCAAAGATAACGGTGCTGAAGCAACTTGTCATTTTTGCGGAACTGTATACAATGCAAGTCGGGATGATTTGGCTCAACTTATTGTAGACTTGCAAGCAGAGGCAGAAGCTTCTACAGGAAGATAA